The Sebastes umbrosus isolate fSebUmb1 chromosome 19, fSebUmb1.pri, whole genome shotgun sequence genome has a segment encoding these proteins:
- the m17 gene encoding IL-6 subfamily cytokine M17 — translation MNGHVKSMHFKQFMEPATTLLSLLLVMAVDSTRFVAASRNQQCGNSLQQTLKLTRLIHKQSGDLIKTYKAAQGEMSELFCKVSVNDVPDPNISGLEPSETIVSIYTHLQDFFPHLKRVYEQQTDLQLPASPLLTDLNRVRASSRSLAALVNSFYQSLFPNLPMPEPAGGPTTLPPPQNVFQQKVYGCVVLKTYLKLLSNVTRELRTLKNKVCRRRIQINSLF, via the exons ATGAATGGTCATGTAAAGAGTATGCATTTTAAACAGTTTATGGAACCAGCAACAA CATTACTCTCTCTCCTGCTGGTTATGGCTGTTGATTCAACACGATTTGTGGCAGCAAGCAGAAACCAGCAGTGTGGGAATTCTCTGCAGCAGACCTTGAAGCTTACCAGACTCATACATAAGCAATCTGGCGACCTAATCAAAACATAT aaagcCGCTCAGGGAGAAATGTCAGAGCTCTTCTGCAAGGTGTCAGTCAACGACGTCCCCGACCCCAACATCTCCGGCCTGGAGCCCTCAGAGACGATAGTGAGCATCTACACGCACCTCCAAGATTTCTTCCCACATTTAAAACGAGTGTACGAGCAGCAGACGGACTTGCAGTTACCCGCGAGCCCGCTGCTGACAGACCTGAACCGAGTCAGGGCCAGCAGCAGGAGCCTGGCCGCTCTCGTAAACAGCTTCTATCAGAGCCTCTTCCCAAACCTGCCCATGCCAGAGCCAGCAGGAGGGCCGACGACACTACCGCCGCCTCAGAACGTCTTCCAGCAGAAGGTCTACGGCTGTGTGGTCCTGAAGACCTACCTGAAGCTGCTGTCAAACGTTACTCGAGAACTGAGGACtctaaaaaacaaagtgtgcaGGAGGAGGATACAAATTAACTCACTCTTCTGA
- the tescb gene encoding tescalcin b, whose protein sequence is MGALQSLPGQPQYVDLAEKTGFSFEQIAVLHKRFKQLSHNEDTLLRDHFSQIPDLACNPIRTQIIEAFFDRRNFRQNGEGNVEEIGFEEFLLVMSHFRPPSLHMMAEQREDVRRDKLRFLFNMHDTDNDGTITLEEYRHVVEELLSLSETMEKNTAKSIADAAMLEVASISMGHMEPDEFYEGITFEHFLKLLTGIEVESRMNVRFLNMDTTTFCK, encoded by the exons ATGGGTGCTCTGCAGTCCTTACCTGGTCAACCACAATACGTTGATCTGGCGGAAAAGACTGGCT tttcatttgaGCAGATTGCAGTCCTACATAAAAGATTCAAGCAGTTGAGCCACAATGAAGATACGCTGCT GAGAGATCACTTCAGCCAAATCCCAGATCTAGCATGCAACCCCATCCGTACGCAGATAATAGAGGCCTTCTTTGACAGAAG AAACTTTCGTCAGAATGGCGAGGGCAACGTCGAGGAGATCGGCTTCGAGGAGTTTCTGTTGGTCATGTCCCATTTCAGGCCCCCGTCACTGCACATGATGGCGGAACAGCGTGAGGATGTCAGGAGGGATAAACTGAGAT TTTTATTCAACATGCATGACACCGACAACGACGGCACGATAACCCTCGAGGAGTACAGACAC GTGGTGGAGGAGCTGTTATCTCTCAGCGAGACCATGGAGAAGAACACAGCCAAAAGCATTGCGGATGCAGCCATGTTGGAGGTGGCCAGTATCTCAATGGGTCACATG GAACCTGATGAATTCTATGAGGGAATCACGTTTGAGCATTTCCTCAAG ttGCTGACTGGCATTGAGGTTGAATCAAGAATGAACGTTCGCTTTTTGAATATGGACACGACAACCTTTTGTAAGTGA